A single genomic interval of Armigeres subalbatus isolate Guangzhou_Male chromosome 1, GZ_Asu_2, whole genome shotgun sequence harbors:
- the LOC134207589 gene encoding cartilage oligomeric matrix protein-like, which translates to MLIKLCWLIWLCPVLVAQLEELRRYDDTRDWYQDHLYVPNRNPRLPRNRHVPPGMDAPRYEFDCDAHFALIWNELNFLRSLADKCTGCPQEYTFPVLDKDYCYNGICFEDVQCHERRGKPYCELCPVGFDGDGRNCSRRNVCRKQPCYKDVECEMVDTYPYFMCGECPGGYEGDGVDCKRMDTCGKQPCFTGVSCQWAATVPYFECGPCPSGYEGNGRLCSRNACLDRPCFSGVKCSKKNTDPYFSCGTCPVGTAGNGVLCAADSDQDGYPDKALSCSEPQCAQDNCLSLPNSGQEDLNGNGIGDVCEKDADLDGVDNKYDNCPSKSNRGQQDIDEDKIGDACDNCPSLSNTDQLDVDGDGVGDVCDDDLDGDGKQNTADNCKWIFNPGQADKDGDGVGDVCDNCPSKANRNQKDSDGDEVGDMCETGLDADGDGIQNIRDNCWNVSNADQLDSDSDGIGDACDKDKDNDGIFNEEDNCSLVSNPDQLDHNMNGVGDACEVDFDGDGIVDWLDNCPKNARIRQSDFRKFITVALDPEGSSQFDPYWEIRNKGAEIFQKFNSDPGLAIGRDRLQGVDFEGTFYVTDQEDDDFVGFVFGYVNNRKFYMASWKKDNQDYWESHPFSASATSGILLKLVNSSTGPGTYLRNSLWHDESVYSQTKLLWQDPVSKGWLPNTSYRWKLLHRPSIGLIRFRLYKGSHMEADSGNIFDYAIKGGRLGVYCFSQEEITWSNLMYRCNDNYPKDIFDEIKPKLRPELIKKIESLKADINW; encoded by the exons ATGTTGATCAAGTTGTGTTGGTTAATTTGGCTCTGTCCGGTTCTGGTCGCTcagctggaggaacttcgacgGTACGATGACACCCGCGATTGGTACCAGGATCACCTATACGTTCCCAATCGGAATCCAAGGCTACCCCGCAACCGACATGTTCCCCCTGGAATGGATGCCCCCCGGTACGAGTTCGACTGCGATG CTCATTTTGCGTTAATCTGGAACGAACTGAACTTCCTGCGAAGTTTGGCGGACAAGTGCACCGGATGCCCCCAGGAGTATACGTTCCCTGTTTTGGATAAGGATTACTGCTACAATGGAATATGCTTTGAAGATGTGCAATGCCATGAGCGTAGAGGCAAACCGTATTGCGAACTGTGCCCAGTGGGATTCGATGGAGATGGTCGGAACTGTTCCCGGAGGAACGTATGTCGGAAGCAGCCCTGCTACAAAGACGTCGAGTGTGAAATGGTGGATACGTATCCGTACTTTATGTGCGGAGAGTGTCCTGGTGGGTATGAAGGCGATGGCGTCGACTGTAAAAGGATGGATACATGCGGGAAGCAGCCCTGCTTCACGGGTGTAAGCTGTCAGTGGGCTGCGACTGTTCCTTACTTTGAATGTGGGCCATGTCCGTCGGGTTATGAGGGAAATGGGAGGCTCTGCAGTCGTAACGCTTGTCTGGATAGGCCTTGTTTTTCCGGCGTTAAGTGTTCCAAAAAGAACACAGATCCGTATTTCAGCTGTGGAACATGTCCAGTTGGCACTGCTGGGAATGGAGTTCTTTGTGCTGCGGATTCCGACCAGGATGGTTATCCAGATAAAGCATTGAGCTGTTCGGAGCCACAGTGTGCGCAGGACAATTGTTTAAGTTTGCCGAACTCCGGTCAAGAGGATCTAAACGGGAATGGCATTGGAGATGTTTGCGAAAAAGATGCGGATTTGGACGGTGTTGATAATAAGTATGATAACTGTCCATCCAAATCAAATCGCGGACAGCAGGATATAGATGAAGATAAGATCGGTGATGCATGCGACAATTGTCCAAGTTTGTCTAACACAGATCAACTTGACGTAGACGGAGATGGTGTGGGAGATGTATGCGATGATGATTTGGATGGGGATGGGAAGCAGAATACGGCGGACAATTGCAAGTGGATATTCAATCCTGGTCAAGCAGATAAGGACGGTGATGGCGTTGGAGATGTGTGTGATAATTGTCCGAGCAAAGCGAACAGAAACCAGAAGGACTCGGATGGCGACGAAGTTGGTGACATGTGTGAAACGGGTCTGGACGCTGACGGGGATGGCATTCAGAACATTCGTGACAACTGCTGGAATGTGTCGAATGCCGACCAGTTGGACTCGGATTCTGACGGAATTGGCGACGCGTGTGACAAAGACAAAGACAACGATGGTATATTCAACGAGGAAGATAACTGTAGTTTGGTATCGAACCCGGACCAACTCGATCACAACA tgaatGGAGTTGGTGATGCATGCGAAGTGGACTTCGATGGAGACGGTATTGTTGATTGGCTGGACAACTGTCCCAAGAATGCACGAATCAGGCAATCTGATTTCCGGAAATTCATCACCGTAGCTTTAGATCCCGAAGGGTCAAGTCAATTTGATCCGTATTGGGAAATTCGTAATAAAGGAGCGGAGATATTTCAAAAGTTCAACAGTGATCCCGGTTTGGCAATTGG GCGCGATCGCTTACAAGGGGTGGACTTCGAGGGCACGTTTTATGTAACTGATCAGGAGGATGACGATTTTGTTGGGTTCGTATTTGGCTATGTTAATAACCGAAAATTTTATATGGCCTCGTGGAAAAAAGATAATCAGGATTACTGGGAATCGCATCCGTTCTCTGCCAGTGCGACTTCCGGTATCTTGCTGAAGCTTGTAAACAGCAGCACCGGACCGGGAACGTATTTGCGAAACAGTTTGTGGCATGACGAAAGCGTGTACTCGCAGACAAAGCTCTTGTGGCAAGATCCCGTCAGCAAGGGCTGGCTTCCGAATACCTCGTATAGATGGAAGCTGCTTCATCGACCGTCGATTGGACTGATTCGATTCCGGCTATACAAAGGATCCCACATGGAAGCCGATTCAGGCAACATATTCGATTACGCTATCAAGGGCGGTCGTCTGGGTGTATATTGCTTCTCGCAGGAGGAAATCACGTGGTCCAATCTGATGTATCGCTGTAATG ATAACTACCCAAAGGATAtatttgacgaaataaaacctAAGCTACGGCCGGAGCTCATCAAGAAGATCGAATCGCTTAAGGCTGATATAAACTGGTAG